One part of the Oceanihabitans sp. IOP_32 genome encodes these proteins:
- a CDS encoding nitrous oxide reductase accessory protein NosL: MQKIHYYFKTIKTTLIMKGISLMVLVFLLFSCEVAPKKINYGSDTCYFCKMTIVDKVHAAQIVTKKGKVYMFDATECMINFMDEFDTSEIALYLSNNYTEPEALIDATKATFLISENIPSPMGAFLSAFKNKAEAEKFQAEKGGQLYSWETLLVKFKD, translated from the coding sequence ATGCAAAAAATACATTATTATTTTAAAACAATAAAGACTACATTAATTATGAAAGGTATAAGTCTAATGGTTTTGGTGTTCTTACTTTTTAGTTGCGAGGTGGCTCCAAAAAAGATAAATTATGGTAGTGATACTTGTTATTTTTGTAAAATGACTATTGTCGATAAAGTTCATGCCGCTCAAATTGTAACTAAAAAAGGTAAAGTTTATATGTTTGATGCCACAGAATGCATGATTAATTTTATGGATGAATTCGATACTTCGGAAATCGCCTTATACCTATCCAATAACTATACAGAGCCAGAAGCCCTTATTGATGCGACAAAAGCTACCTTTTTAATTAGCGAAAACATTCCTAGTCCTATGGGAGCATTCCTATCTGCCTTTAAAAACAAAGCTGAGGCTGAAAAGTTTCAAGCAGAAAAAGGCGGCCAATTATACAGTTGGGAAACCTTGCTTGTAAAATTCAAGGATTAG
- a CDS encoding nitrous oxide reductase family maturation protein NosD gives MKHLFVFLAVVLLTNTTFAQSIEVCKTCPISTLKEGIAQAKDFDTIVVKKGTYKEHNVIVNKPLTIIGKNYPVIDGESQGEIITVISDHVTVDGLFIINVGNSYTSDYAAIRVKNSKNFLIQNLVLEKLFFGIYIEKSRDGKVFHNKIIGDAVEEYNSGNGIQLWYSKNVEIEHNFVQHVRDGIYLEFSDFCTIKNNVSSLNVRYGLHFMFSNDDVYQDNVFENNGAGVAVMFSKRIEMYNNIFKENWGTASYGLLLKEINDGEIEGNTFTNNTIGINVEGSNRINYKKNTFENNGWAIKVKGACYTNIFTENNFLYNSFDVAYNSKVNDNEFDKNYWSSYTGYDLDKDGIGDIPYRPVKLFSYIVNRTPETIILLRSMFIDIIDFSEKVSPVFTPDDLLDNNPQMKKLTW, from the coding sequence ATGAAACATCTATTCGTTTTTTTAGCAGTTGTTTTATTAACGAACACCACCTTTGCTCAAAGCATAGAAGTGTGTAAAACCTGTCCCATTTCAACTTTAAAAGAAGGTATTGCGCAAGCCAAAGATTTCGATACCATCGTGGTAAAAAAAGGCACTTACAAAGAGCATAATGTTATTGTAAATAAGCCCTTAACGATCATTGGTAAAAATTATCCTGTAATAGATGGGGAGTCTCAAGGCGAAATTATTACGGTTATTTCAGATCATGTTACGGTCGACGGTCTATTCATAATAAATGTTGGTAATAGTTACACCTCAGATTACGCCGCCATTCGGGTAAAAAACAGTAAAAACTTCCTCATTCAAAATCTAGTGTTAGAAAAACTATTTTTTGGTATTTACATAGAAAAATCTAGAGACGGAAAAGTCTTTCATAATAAAATAATTGGCGATGCTGTAGAAGAGTATAATTCGGGCAACGGCATACAGCTGTGGTACAGTAAAAATGTTGAAATTGAACATAATTTTGTACAGCATGTTAGAGATGGTATTTATTTAGAGTTTTCAGATTTTTGTACCATTAAAAACAACGTCAGCTCTTTAAATGTGCGTTACGGTTTGCACTTTATGTTCTCAAACGATGATGTATACCAAGACAATGTATTTGAAAATAATGGCGCCGGAGTGGCCGTGATGTTTTCAAAACGAATCGAAATGTACAACAACATTTTTAAAGAAAATTGGGGAACCGCTTCTTACGGCCTGTTATTAAAAGAAATTAACGATGGCGAAATTGAAGGGAATACCTTTACAAATAACACCATTGGTATTAACGTAGAAGGTTCTAACCGCATTAATTACAAAAAGAACACTTTTGAGAATAATGGCTGGGCCATTAAAGTAAAAGGAGCATGCTATACCAACATATTTACAGAAAACAACTTTTTGTATAATTCCTTCGATGTGGCCTATAATAGCAAGGTTAACGATAATGAATTCGATAAAAACTATTGGAGCAGTTATACGGGTTACGACCTTGATAAAGACGGTATTGGAGACATCCCTTACCGTCCCGTAAAACTCTTTTCTTACATTGTAAACCGTACACCAGAGACTATTATTTTACTGCGCAGTATGTTTATAGATATTATTGATTTTTCTGAAAA